From the genome of Liolophura sinensis isolate JHLJ2023 chromosome 5, CUHK_Ljap_v2, whole genome shotgun sequence:
gaacagttaggataaaaccTTAAAtaaggtaaaatgacaagagccCGTAATTCACCGGTATCGTGTGGCCAcctgccagctattacactgtcgtcactgctcttgttttactctctatgctgtacgtctttaattatattgcattCCTGCATAAAACAGGATTTTGCTGGTGGATCAAGCTTcgccgaggcctggtccctacgcatgtgttttaatgtgattgtgtgttaaatttgatgacaacacagtattttgagtatttctagaccagtgacgtttattAAATTGCAACTGCATTTTTTGGCCGAATTCTGCGTAAGGCATGGTctgggagggagggggggggggagggtaatCTGCTACTATTTATTGACATTTACGTGAACAGGTGGAATAAAACTTTGACCGAGGCCGTAATTCACCGgtatcgtgtgaccatttgtcagctataacactgtcgtcgctgctctggttttactctctatgctgtacgtcattAATTATACTGGACTATTTGAAAATTCGACGCTGTAACAAACTTCAACTTTAGCATTTGGTCGATCCTTTAAACGACATATATAATTACAGCCCATCACACTAACACGAGGCCAATTGATTAGTCATTCAGGGACCTTCTTCTTCCGCAGGTAAAATCCTCCATCGGTTGTCCGGTCACAGCCATGATGTCTCCACGCTTATGGCTGCCGAGAACGGGGGTAGATTTCTCAGCTACTCCAGTTACACCGAGGAAGAAGCTTTTAGACTCTGGGACGGTCACAACTTTACCTGTTTGGCTACATTCAAGGCAGATGATGACGTAAGTTAAAACAACCTGTGGCTCTCAGTACAGTGGCGAGTGTTACCACAAAATGCTGTGACTGGATggaatgtcatgtctgatgtctacTTTATACTAGTACAGTGAGGCAGCTCCTGCATGTCAATTATTGTTGTGTGTGGTGTCAAACGCCAGTCTATTAAAGAAAGTAAATAGATTACTCTCTACGACAACTTGCCATTTTCAATAACCTGTGTTGTAGATGACCCGAATCTGTTTAACTCTGGACGGAAGTCGCGTAGTGGCGGGGAACGCGGCCAAAAAGGCTTTGGTGATCTGGCAGCTGATGGGGTCGGGCACCGAGGCTGAGGATGTTACGGGAGAGGAAGAGTTCGAAGGCGAGATGACGTCTTTGACTTTCACTCCCCTCGGTTCTGTAACCTTTGAAGAGCCTGACCCCGACACCGAGGTCGCCGAAGTGTCGGATGACGAAGACAATTCGACAGATGATGATGACGATCTAGACAAAGAATTAGAAAAAATGAACTTTGATGATTTAGATCTCGATAAGGAGCTCAGTGACTTGAACTTCAGTGACTCAGACGATGACACCATGGACAAAACGAATACAATACCATCTGCAACAGGTAAGAAAAACTGACCTCCCGTTGCAGGTGTCCTGCGTGAGGTGTATTTCGTGATGATAGAGTTAGGCAGCACTTAGAACTTGGCGGCATGATCACTATCCTGGCTATAAAAGCTACACCGCCAGGATGAGAATAGAATCACCCACATAGTGACAAAGGTTTATTTGTGGCTATTTGAGAAGTTGTTTATGATATTGTTAAATAACTGCCCATGTTAGTTTTGCTTAATTAGTCTGGTAAGGCAAACAAATGCTAAAACTTTTCATATCGCATGCGTAATGAGAAAAATTGTAATACTGTGATGTATAAAAGTCAATTTGGGATATTACTACGTAGTTAGGTAAGTACATACACTGAAAATACACGCTGCCTTAAGTAAAATACCAACTGGTGGTTTCATACCGAGCGTCTGTTATTCTTGACGTGCATAAACAATTCTTTTATAACCAGTCTAAAACTTTGTCGGGACGTTTGAAGTTTATAGAACACCTGAAATACCGAGCAGTTTTGTTAAGCGATGTGATTTGCGGATCTCTGTAGATTGAATAATTCTGTCAATTGCTGGGAGGGAAGACGAGCACACTAACCAAAGTCAGTCTTCTCTTTATATCTGACACGAAGCTTTGTCATAAAaacgtattttttttaaaagcatgGAATGTTATGGAACAATGCCACATTGCTGCAATGACAGGGCCGAGTCAGTTTGTAAACGAGGTCCACTTTTTCCACACTCAGAAATATATTCTGATTTCTTGttaaatgatatttaatttaaaatatatataaataattaaaaaaatatattaaatgctCTACATCCCGTGTCTATTCTTTACTGTTTAGAAAACAGATAAGAAAGTTGTGAGGACGGTGTTACAGCCTTACAGCCTCCATTACTCGTATTATCAATACCTGTGTATTAACCCACGATAGCACAGCCAGGGATGGGTTAACCCACGGTAGCACAGCCAGAAATGGGTTAAGCCATGACAGCACAGCCACTGATGGGTTAACCCACGACAGCACAGCCAGAGATGGGTTAACCCACGATAATACAGCTAGGGATGGATTAAGCCACGACAGCACAGCCAGGGATGGGTTAAGCCACGATAGCACAACCAGGAATGGGTTAACCCACACTACCACAGCCAGGAATAGGTTAACCCACGATAGCACAGCCAGGGATAGGTTAACCTATGATACCACAGCCAGGGATGGGTTAACCCACACCACAGTCAGGGTTGGTTTACCCAACATTAGCACTGCCAGGGGTGGGTTAACCCACGATACCACATCCAGGTATAGGTTAATCCACAATACCACAGCCAGGGATGGGTTAACCCAGGACAGAACAGCCCGGGATGGGTTAACCCACGATAACACAGCCAGGGGTAGGTTAACCTACGATAGCATAGCTAGGAATGGGTTGATTCACGATAGCGCAGCAAGGGATGGAGGAGTCAAATATTGAATACCAGCGTTAACATGAGCAATACTAATGCGTTAAGACACCcttgtttaaattttgaacaagGTCAAATTATGACTTCGTACACTATTGTTCCAGTTATCACACAATAACAGGCAAGTTCATGGATTAAgcaccaagatatgtttgatggcATTTGGGATTAAGATAGGCTTCATCTTAATCCAAGATGACATTTAACACTTTTTGAATACCCCAGCATAAATACAAACTCATCCCCCTGGTATCGTTAACTTTAATCTCAATATGACCACTCTTGGCACAGTATAAAAATACAGTAAGACGATGACCAAGGACAGGTGGTACTCTTATTACGATAGGGAACTTGTACGTCGAATCCGACATTTTActgtttcacatatacatgtacaagataaaCAGTACCGTTATCCATGGCTTCAATACAGAGATAATAAATCTTGATTTTTTAGTTTCACCTCGATGAACAATATCTAATTATATTCTTACTTAATTTACAGaaataccaataaataaaatttcactaTTTGGTAGTCATTTCCACATATACCTGAGAATCAAACAAGCGGATTGTCTATTTAACAATGTAAGTTGAAACACATGTCGTGGTGTCCGTTTTTTTCCACAGGAATATTCAGACaaggaaataaatgtacaacaaTTAGAAACTTTTTGTAAACTGTATGtaaacttttatttcatttttgtacacatCCGCTGGAATGAAAAATCGACAAAAAGAGGCCAGATTTACACTTAGGTGATATAAACTCAGCTATCGTCTGAGCATTTACCAAGGACTCTTAGTCACGTACTAAAGTCTACTCGAGTCACATCAACCCCGCAATGTGACCCCTGTAAGGGGCACAAACCCACTAACCCAGTTAGAATGAAGTCAATAAAGGTGACTCGACAAGGATATAGAGACAAAATcgatcaaagaaaaaaaaaaagaaaaaaaaaaaaatacctacaTGATCTAAACGTACAGCTGCCGTTATATCTTACAGGCTTTTCCCCAAAACTATTAGCTTTAAACAGGACAAATCCTGGAACCAGTCAGCAAAACTAGAAGACTCCATGTCCATGCATGTTTCATAGCTTTTCCTATCGAACAAACGCCAGATGATGGAGTATGGGTCAGTCGGGTTTCCAGTAAATTTTTGAATGCTTGGTTCACAAAAAGAATCCAAAGTTATTTCTGAGAAATCCGCACAGAAATAAGCATTCAAACTGTGATAAATTTGTCTAAACACTTGTTGTGTGTTCTCGATTTCAATCACAGGCCGTTTAAACCACATTAAGCATAAGTCAAATCTGGTACTGAGCTCTTGATTTGCgatcaaatttaaaacttctttaTAACGCTTATcctttgttttcatgtataaGCTCAGACATTGTGATAGCTAACCCTGAACGTAACCTTTAAGTCTGAACATAGCCTTTAGGTTTATGTTCACATTGTTAACTTCTAGTCTAAACCTGAGCGTTAAAATCATACCTCAAAGTCTGACTTATTAGTCTAGTGAAATCTGTCTAGCTTGTGAACTCCGTcagaggtaggcctacatgtaggcctatctctACACTTTGCACCAAGTAATGTGTTCTGCACAATAttgcctttttatttttctgacattttacaACGTGCTGAACATATTTCCCTTGTATAAcggtgatcaggtttatgggttgtaGAAACCAGACACATCCCCCGGTGGCAAACCATCGCACCTTTAGTGTAAGTGACAAATCTCTTCAGGGACTAAATAGCTGCCAATCCAGCAATAAGTGAACTCGAAGTGAATGCGGCATAATAATGCTCTATAGTGGTCTTACCCGAGACTGACGATCACTCCGCACAGCAGGTTCCTCGATGTAGGACACTTACGGTAATATAAAGATAAGGCCTCTGAGTCATATTAGCGGTATCGTGGTAGATGAACCAACGAAATTCTAGTATCGAAGGCCTGTAACAGGAAGATGGGGCGCTACGTACAAACGGTCCAACAGGTACAGTGTGCAAGCCAGCCAATTATAATCTGTCCTGAAAAGGAGAGAGTACAACGTACACATCGACCTGCTTCCAGAGTTCGGTGTTAATCCAtcggaagaaaaaaaatcaaagcaaaAAGATTCCTagcataatactgaccgccgtcgtgtaagtgaaatattcttgagcacggaataaaacaccaaataaataaatcaaaagacgcatgtacataaaacaaggCAAGAGTATGATTTCTTCTTCGCGAGTGTCATCCACAAAACAAAGCTGCTTCCACTATAACCGTGTGGTAGTCCTACTGACAGCGCAGCTTTTTGTGTTACTCTTgaccagtggcgtctaataaattgctattatcaTAACTGCATTTCTGACCAAATTTGGCTTAAGCCGTGATGCTCGGGGCGGAGTGTAATTTcataatatttaagcatttacatgaacatttaaaattaaaccgaggtaaactgacaagcagccgtatttcaccggtcacgtcACGgattgaccatttgccagctatcactgtcgtcgctactctgatTTTACTTTTCATGCTGCAAGTCTTTTATTAAatggtacaggtatatatagcaTCCACAACGGTGTGTCTGCATGTACACGCTAACAGATATACACCGATGATGAGTTTCCACCAGTCGTTTGCTGTTGATCTGGATTTTTGACCttgtgtttcacgccgtactcaaaaatacttcacttatacgacggcggtcagcattgtggggGGAGGAAATCTGGAGGGAACCCACggccaaccgcaggttgctgtcagaccttcccacgtacgaccggagaagaagccagcatgagctgcatttgaactcacagcgaccccattggtgagaggcttctgggtcattacgctacgctagcgcgctaaccaactgagccacagaggcccctgttTATCTGGAAGCCCTGGACAAACCACTGCGGGTTTACTTGGCGAGCGATCAGGTTTTCATAGAAGCCATTTAATGTATTCCATAGCCTCTTATACATCACAATTACCGTATCAATTCGGTACAGAATACCACGTCTCTCCGTGGTGTATGGCCACGTATGACAGAGTAGTATAGAAAATTCATGGTCTTCGTTCTTTACTAATTCCAACACAAACCTCCGAATTAGCTATAAAGCTACAGCGACACCAACGCTCTCGACCACAGAGCCGGTTAACATATAAACATCCACGGTGAAACGGAATAATACTCGTGAGCATCTCAATTTAGAGCTTCCCattctttcttcatttatttcctttattttgcAAGAATGGCCTcagccgaaaaaaaaaaatactaggTCAAAAATTGACTCAGTCCGTCTTAACAAAGTATGTCATTGCGATCTGTAGGATATATGCGTGTCGGGTAAGTATTTATATACACAACTTGTTCCCCAATATCACGGGACGACACAGTAACGTACTCGTGACTCTGACATAGACCAGAAAGCAAACATGAGGTCATGAGGGAGATGCCCGACTCTCAGGTCACCTCAAACCCTGCCAGTCAGGACCGGAATGTCAGTACCACTAGGGTCACTTCAAACCATTCATTCCATAAGTCATCACTTCACTAAGATATTGTCGTGAGGCTAAAAAATATTCtgtggagaaaactgaaatgCAAAACGTGACAAAAATAACTTTCTTAACAAAAATCACAATGAATTTAATACTCCCTGATTTGGCTGACTCAGTACACATATTTTGCTACAGACACTATATGGATTGTAACTGATAAATGTTCACAGACTCCTCCATCCGTACACAGTACAACTGTCCTGTTGTAATTTTTGtcaggccaaaaaaaaataaaataaaatatgcctagcaacgtttatttatttatttatttgatttgagatttatgccgtactcaagaatatttcacttataaatacgacggcagccagcattatggtgggaggaaaccgggcagagcctggaaaccctcgaccatcagcatgttgctgccagaccttgccacctacggccagagaggatCTAGCAATGTTCAGATAAACTTCCCTGATTTACAATCAAATTATACATAGCAGTGTCcaatgtaaaattgttttaacatAAAGGGAATGTTTGAACACCCAGATATAACAGAGCTTAAACTGCCTTCATACTATAAAAATCCTTTGGTACATTTTATGGCATGGTTTAATTTCACCACCAAAATGCATCTTGAATGTATTATGGTTGTGGAAGTAAAACATGCACTGCACACCAAggttgtgaaaataaaacatcacaaaggAGAACATTTGATGCTGCTCATATCACCTGTACACCAACAAGACTCAAATTTTCCAAAGAAGACCCTCCCCCATCCTTTTTTTCCCCCACCTAAAAGATTTTCATTCCAAATTTACgtgacaaacaaaaatgagaaaacaGGCCTTCttaatataaatgtttgtcTCTTTGACATTGTGATATCACAGACTTGCATCAGATCATTCACTGGAATCAATtcagtaaaaataataatagtgTTATGTACACAATATCTACAATCATGtggtaaataaaacaacaaaactcaGACCATCAGTCTGGATATACAACAGTAAGTATGGACATTCACCTACCAGTAAAATGGTTATCAAAGCGATTTTCTTTTTGCTGAAGTTGCTTTGGCATTTCAAAGTGCTAGCATCTTCACCAATACAGTGTCATGGTGCAACCCAATCTAATCAAGTAACTGATTCACTCTACAGTAAAATACTcttaccccaattcctcaaaaactttcagtgcaatttatgcacattttcaatttgattttggttgggttggcaaatttcaggggttcacaaaaagcataatttgtCTACAttgaataatgctttcagaataaacaccttgcaaatctgtgaaaatgttgaggaacTGCAGTAATTCATGGGACAGTTCTCTGCATAATGCTGTTTGCTTTGTACAATTATATGATTATCGCACATATTAAGACAATactacagatatatgtacacaaatccCACAGGCTACCTGGACACATCTGTCTCCAGCTacagaatgaaaataaacagtgccctgttaaatatatacatcatatgcacatatatactgtaGTTATCTTCCACACCAACACTCAACCAGTACTTCCATCACTAAACAAATAACATCAATATTCAGACTTcctaaatacatgaatatttagcACAcggaggaaaagaaaacaaataaatacagccGTATAAATCAAAATGACCCAGCACAGTCAAACAAACTACTGACTGTCATGATCctgttcatatacatatacatgtatacctttatATGCGAGAAAATACCTCGGACTGACTTCTCTTGGACATAGGTGTGtgtaacaatttatttttttaatgtaatacaAATGTACTTCTTAATCACATTAGCTTATGCACATGTgtaaagtatgtatatatgttacatgtgtaaacatacatatacatatatatatatatatatatatatatatatataccaattaCTTGAAGCTGTAAATGACTTGTAACACAGTTTataattcatatcacctcagtatctgatttttttctcattcctccacacacatataggtAAGCTATCTACATGACctactgaataaataaaaatgcccCAAATTTGTTAACAGACTGCATCTTAGTTCAGTTACACGGCTCCTCCCATGGTTACAAAGCTCCTCCCATGATTACAAAGCTCCTCCCACGATTACAAAGTTCCTCCCAGTTATATAGCTCCTCCCATGATTACAAAGCTCCTCGCACAGTTACATGGATTCTTCCATGGTTATTAAACTTCTCCCACACTCACATGGCTCCTTCTGTGGTCATAAAACTCCATCCCCCTAACCCCACCTACAGTAACATAGCTCCCTCCATGGTCAAAAGCTCCTCCCACAGTTACAAAGCTCCTCCCATGATTACAAAGCTCCTCACACAGTTACATGGATTCTTCCATGGTTATTAAACTTCTCCCACACTCACAAGGCTCCTTCTGTGGTCATAAAACTCCATCTCCCCAACCCCATCTACAGTAACATAGCTCCCTCCATGGTCAAAAGCTCCTCCCACAGTTACAAGGCTCCTCCCACAAGCCGTTTCTGTACAGACTTGAGGTGTTTAGCGTGAGCCTCCAATCTCTCCACTCCTTCCAATGACATCCCACCACACAAGGATACGTCCAGAGTCTTCAGTCGGTCACAGTTCACTCTGAGCAGCTCCAGGGAGTGGTCAGTCAGTTTGTCACAGCTCGACACATTCAGAGACGTCAACCGGGTCATGTTCTCGGTCACTGCTTCCACACCTTTGTCTGTGACATTGTAACACTGGGCCAAAGCGAGCTCTTCCAGACTGGGGTTGTTCTTGGCGATGGATTTGAGGCTCTCGTCTGTCAGGCTGTGGATCATGCTGAGGTGGAGAGACTTCAGCTCTTTGAACCGTATGGCGTTGATGATGCTGATATCAGTCAGCTTGGAGCAGGAGGACAAGTCTAAGGTTGTCAAACCTGAGATGTTGTTCAGGCTGTAGATATTCTTGTTGTTCTTCTTCAGGCTTTCCAGCTCCTCCACAGTGAGCTTCTGGCCGACCTGGCCGATGTACTGAGCGCGGAACATCGTGTTGATGTTGTGTTTCCGTGTACAGCGACACTTGCCGTTTTCCCCATGCTGAGAGTGGTTGACAGTGTTGTCATCCCTGATGACACCCAGCAGGCCTAAATCTGTTACCTCTTTACACCAAGCCAGCCTCAGGTACCTCAAGTACTTCAGGTTTTTGGCGATGGCCTGGACACTGATATCTGTAATGGCAAAGCAGGATCCGAGATCCAGATGCTGCAGTGCTGGCAGACTCTTGCACAGACCCAGGACAACATCATTGTCCATTGAGGTGCAGCAGTTCAGGTTGAGGTGGGTCAACTGGGCACGACTAGAGGTGCAGAGCCCAGGATTGAAGGCTTTAGGTAACAGCTGATAACACTCAGACAGATCCAAGTTGGTCAGCGACGGTAGCAGGTGCAGTCGGCTTACAGACGTGTCCGTGATTTGTCTGCACTTTGTTAACTTCAGTCTCACCAGCTGACTTAGGTTCTCCTGTATGGCGCATACTGCAGCATCTGTAATGTCAGCACAGCAGCTTAGGTCCAGTGACTGGACGCTTTTCTGCAGGTCACACATAGCCATGACGCCTTTCGTACTGATGTCCTTGCAGCCGACCAAAATCATCTCCTCCAGCTGCAAGCCTTCCACTTTGAAAATTTCAATGAGGGAATGATTTATAAGAGCTGTTCGGCTAAAATTCAAGGAAGTGATCTGCGAGCTGTTATCCCTGAGAAACTgcaaaatattcctgaatgAGAAGACGCTTTTGCTAGCTAGGATCTCTGTGCCTTGAGGATAGTATGCGTTTGAATTAAAGGTGATTATAGCAGAAGCCAGAGATAGTTTTTGAACTTTAGGGCACACAGAGGTAATCCTGTTAAATGTGGCATCAGAGAGGAAACGAATGGAGGCCAAATTTAACTCCTTCACATTTTTCAGAGCTTTCTTCAGAGCCACAATATCTGATTCCCTTTCTAAGATCTTGCCACTCATGAACAAACAATTGCAAGAGCTCAAATCTAAACTGACCAGGCTGAAGCAGTGAGAAGCaaatgacacaaaactgctTTCTGTAATATCCACGCCTTTCAATGACAAACTGGTCAGGTTTTCACACAGGTGTTCGCAGGACTTCAAGATAATTGATGACGGATTCATTGACGCATCAATCTGACTGAGAACAAGATTGGGACTTTTCCGTCGAGAAAGACCAGATAAACCTCTTTCCTCAGTGGATGAGGTGAAAAACGTGATGACCATGTCCCGTTGCAGAACCGGAGCCAGAGATGCTTCATACCAAAGTTTGTTCACCAGGCAGGCTTCTTTTCGATCAGACACACTGAGGAACCTCATTATGTACGAGATAACCTGCAATAACACAACAACAGTTAAAGCTTCCCAACTGTACCTCATTCTCATAATGCATTCAGTAACTCATTCTCatcacttcggtggcctaatggttagagcatcaaACCCGATTTTGGGAGACCCacgatcaaacctgggttggttcataccaaagactttaaaaatggtactgtACTTCTTGCTGACTCTCTTGACGCTCACTTGAGGGCCAcatgtcagaataatgtgattGGGAggagtgtcatgcctggtgtcttcgccatgatatttcagtggcggcagcattttggcagcatggacttgtcctgccataagaagacacctataatgactccttgttgtcataagactgaaaagttgttaagtaccatgtaaaacccaagcatgcatacatacataacccAATAAATAATTCTCATGCTGACCCCTGACTGGAGTTGGTACACCACAGATAATAGATTGGTAGATCCAAATGTCACTTAAATAGCGGTCTTAAGTACAGGGTGGTAGTAATCTAGATAGTTatagggattacacttcctGTACATACCACAGATACTAATGGTGAAAACTGCCCTGTATTGAGAATCTGGGATATATCCTGAAAGTGTAATCACTGAGATTAACAATAATTCTCTTACCACATAATACTTCACTTGTTTATTTCACAACTATATACATAATTAACAAATCTAATATAGTTAGTTTAGCATATTGTTGTAATTAATATTGGTATATATAACTGTGACAATTAATGTTAACAGATATAAATACTCTATAGTATAATAAACAGTCAGTATACTGGTAACTGCAGGAGGACATCAGTCATCTTTAGTAACTTAATATATCATCAATACtgaacaggggcctccgtggctcagtcggttaaagcgctagcgcagcgtaatgacccaggagtctctcaccaatgcggtcgctgtgagttcaagtccagctcatgctggcttcctctccggccgtacgtgagaaggtctgccagcaacctgcggatggtcgtgggtttccttcgggctctgcccggtttccacccaccataatgctggccgccgtcgtataagtgaaatattcttgagtacggcgtaaaacaccaatcaaaaaaaaaaaaaaaaatcaatactgaACAGCTAAAAAAAGCTGGATATGTATACAATTAATGGAAGACTCAAGGACGAACTACACAAAAGTCCAAATCACAGAAGAATACATCATTTTCTTTGGACAcactgcagtgcttgtgtacttcaTGTGTGCGTtgtgtgcacacatgtacactgataatacttatttatctatttgattagtgtttgacaccgtacttgagaatatttcacaacgcaaccgcattggtgagaggctcttggatcattatgctgcgctagcatgctaatcagctgagccacggaggccaccctACACTGATAATAGTGATGTATTAAGGGAAagaataaaagacaacagcctTGGACCTTTCATTACAGGTGAAAAGGAGTTTTATGAGCTCCACGATGGGAAGTTTTGAGCACACATTCTTCTGTCGCCAAGGTGAAAAAAAGTCCTACTTTCACATGAGGATCttcaaaaatgtcaggcaacTTCTGTTGAccttaatttactgatcacctgtcttgCTGTGTttgaggcacaaatgacacaccTTTCCTTCAGAAACATATTAAGTTCATAAACACTCAGTTCTTCAATTTTCTACACTGTTCCTTTAATCCAAATAActtttcaggaaaattttaagatGCCCATATTATAGTGCAGACAAATCATACATTACAAGAGGACTTTTCTTCCCGTTTAGCGATGAAAGAGAACAAAATCAACACTCACCTACTGCACTATACAAAGCATACTCCTTCTACCTATGAAATTTCCttttgatttattgactgattgttactcactcaaaaatatttcacttaaacggcgAAGTTCTGTGTCATCTACAAAAAAACCACTGGCACGTGGCTTTTAACACGAACTGCTTCCGTTAATTCCCCGCTGAATTAATGGTCATGCTGAATTAATGGTCATGCTGCATGCATGTTGATTCGGTGTCATATGAAGCCAATTCCAACCCTATATGACTATTCTGATACGAATACTTAAGGTATTGTGGCCTACACTACAGTTCGCATAACCATAagctctacatgtatttagatctCTTCAAATATGGCAAATTCAAGCACTGAATCGATCCAGAGATTAGACTGACATtttatgtcttgacacagaacACACGCCAAGAAATACTTCGGTAACTTACCTCCATAGGCAGCTTAGATGCCATGCTTAATTTTCACGAAAACACTGCCTCAATCATCGGCTATCTGAGCGATTAAGCAACTACCAAATGCAACCGCTGCGTTTGACGTCTGACAGCAGTTCATGTGATTAACCTAGGGGGCGCTGCGAAAAAAAAGTCACATGACGCCGAGACTTTGGCACTGTGGTCAAAATGGCGTCCACGCTGACGATTCCAAGGCGGCTGCCACTACTTTTAGTGGCAGATAATGTTCTTTTGCCCGGCTCGTCGATGCGCATCCCTGTCAGGAACAGGAGAAAGTAATGT
Proteins encoded in this window:
- the LOC135465727 gene encoding F-box/LRR-repeat protein 20-like translates to MASKLPMEVISYIMRFLSVSDRKEACLVNKLWYEASLAPVLQRDMVITFFTSSTEERGLSGLSRRKSPNLVLSQIDASMNPSSIILKSCEHLCENLTSLSLKGVDITESSFVSFASHCFSLVSLDLSSCNCLFMSGKILERESDIVALKKALKNVKELNLASIRFLSDATFNRITSVCPKVQKLSLASAIITFNSNAYYPQGTEILASKSVFSFRNILQFLRDNSSQITSLNFSRTALINHSLIEIFKVEGLQLEEMILVGCKDISTKGVMAMCDLQKSVQSLDLSCCADITDAAVCAIQENLSQLVRLKLTKCRQITDTSVSRLHLLPSLTNLDLSECYQLLPKAFNPGLCTSSRAQLTHLNLNCCTSMDNDVVLGLCKSLPALQHLDLGSCFAITDISVQAIAKNLKYLRYLRLAWCKEVTDLGLLGVIRDDNTVNHSQHGENGKCRCTRKHNINTMFRAQYIGQVGQKLTVEELESLKKNNKNIYSLNNISGLTTLDLSSCSKLTDISIINAIRFKELKSLHLSMIHSLTDESLKSIAKNNPSLEELALAQCYNVTDKGVEAVTENMTRLTSLNVSSCDKLTDHSLELLRVNCDRLKTLDVSLCGGMSLEGVERLEAHAKHLKSVQKRLVGGAL